CTACTTTTGTAACTAGTTACCTGAATCTTGAAGTGGTTGTAATGTTTGTAAATTTGATCATTATCATAGTGGCATAAAGCTTGACCAGTAGATCGTCAACAAGTACTACTACTGCCACATTATCATGAATCATCATCAGGTCTACATGGCTTGACCAGTAGACAGTCTACAAGTACTACTACTGCCACTGCCACATCAACTTTCTCACGGGAAAGCTTTGATAATGAAATTGCGGTGTCTTCTCTTGGTAGCATTGTCCGTATACTCCATGTTGCGTGTGAAGTCAAACCTGTACGCCCTTGTGTTGGTGGTTATCTCTGTAAGTCTCATTACCATACTGAACATTAGGATTTTCAGAGTTAGTCTTGATTGTTTATCTATTTGTGGATTGGAGTTAAAATTTTGCAGAACTATGTGTTTATGAAATTGAATTACAAAGTTTAACGCGTTTGAGAAAGCTCGTAGGTAAGGTGTTGGACAGTTCAAAACAAGTCAGCACCAGCCATTATAAAGATAGAGATTTTTCCGTGCTCTCTTTCACGCTGTGTGTGTCGTCAGTTTCGATTtcgaatgaaagaatgaatgtcTAGCTATACTAGTTTGCCCCATAAGGCCATAATAGATATTTTCATTAAATCGTCCCACGAATGCGCAATCTTTCAGAACCTGTTTAAGAGACTTTAAGTGAGCAACATAAATTTCCTTCCGATAATATGTTCCATGTTGTGAACAAGTGTCATCATTTCATGTACGCGGCTTAGATTGTTTTCCTATCATATAAGAATAGTCATGTAAATATGAGACTGATTAGTCCCTTATCAGAGTTGGTAAAATACTTAAATATAGCTTTCACAGTTTTGTTTGATTGAGCAGGAAATTAAGTCTCCTCTATAGGGTCAAAGCGACTGCTGCACTGGAAATCGAGAGTGTTTACCAGCAATACTGTCAGCAGTATGTTCGAACCCTGGACAAGGGGGAGGAAGCTGATAGGTAATTTATAATCTCAACTTAGTCTTTTTTGATGTTAATCGTTGGGAGTCATCAGATAGCAACAGTCTTTGTTAGTTGTTTTTCCTTGAAGTTTGTCTTTATTTGTTGAAATAAGTTAGATATATGGCTAGCACTTCTGAAAACAGTAGTTTATCTAACTCTAGGAGTTCAACATCTCTAGATTTATCTTACAATGATGGTATAAATGTCAATATGACATCATGTAAGTTGGATGATTTCAACTACCTTGTTTGGTCTCACTGGGTGAAGCTTTCATCACCGGTAAGGAAAAGATTGGGTATTTGACTGGAACCAAGACATGTCTAGAAAGCTCAGACCCTACACGAGACTTGGAAGAAAATGCCCTAATAATGAGTTGGTTGTTAGGTTCTATGTCTCCTGATTTAAGGAGCAGTTTTATG
This DNA window, taken from Papaver somniferum cultivar HN1 chromosome 3, ASM357369v1, whole genome shotgun sequence, encodes the following:
- the LOC113356051 gene encoding callose synthase 5-like isoform X4, whose amino-acid sequence is MKLSLLYRVKATAALEIESVYQQYCQQYVRTLDKGEEADSSRLLWYDILPLGAAGIYYNVSCSLRCTRFIGSLRHR